From a single Pararge aegeria chromosome 16, ilParAegt1.1, whole genome shotgun sequence genomic region:
- the LOC120630579 gene encoding uncharacterized protein LOC120630579 isoform X2 encodes MHYIIVTELQSPGEEPVCKVKGLPSADVNTLESCFLDLHLPCKNLEDFIEVDFSGVDVLNILCGLDFRVVSQCMAIEITAIGGRTMKIQKIFWTMAKE; translated from the exons ATGCATTACATTATTGTAACTGAATTGCAATCACCAGGAGAAGAGCCAGTTTGCAAAGTTAAG GGCCTACCGTCAGCTGACGTAAATACTCTAGAATCATGTTTTTTGGATCTTCATCTACCATGCAAAAATCTTGAAGACTTTATTGAAGTGGATTTTTCCGGTGTTGATGTTTTGAATATACTTTGCGGCTTAGATTTTCG AGTCGTTAGTCAGTGTATGGCAATTGAAATCACTGCAATTGGAGGAAGAACAATGAAGATTCAAAAGATTTTTTGGACAATGGCTAAGGAGTGA
- the LOC120630577 gene encoding DNA-directed RNA polymerase III subunit RPC7-like, whose product MAARGRGRGSTSSLTHEQLQALGIARGDNTPQALAPPPLFPKLEVKPLPLNCDAATDYMVIVRDQFIEYLHESPAYVKANTRTDGIERYSDKYKLLAQDAKKGRILNCVWGNIPTELRPHAGRVRTTIRKRKLDDPSEIAKRLQTLEQKETQESDIMDVDATEANIKKENEDNDDEIEDEQEQEEEIDDGTDYANNYFDNGEDYEDEDENLDDGPVY is encoded by the coding sequence ATGGCAGCAAGAGGCAGAGGTAGAGGCAGTACTTCTTCTTTAACCCATGAACAGTTACAAGCGCTAGGAATAGCCCGCGGGGACAACACACCGCAAGCCCTTGCACCACCGCCTTTGTTCCCGAAGCTTGAGGTTAAACCTCTACCATTAAACTGCGACGCCGCGACTGACTACATGGTAATAGTGAGAGACCAGTTCATAGAATATTTACATGAATCGCCCGCGTACGTCAAAGCTAACACACGTACCGATGGTATCGAGCGATACTCTGATAAATACAAGCTTCTAGCTCAAGACGCGAAGAAGGGTAGGATATTGAATTGCGTATGGGGCAATATCCCGACGGAGCTGCGGCCACATGCGGGCCGAGTGCGCACGACAATACGGAAACGTAAATTAGATGACCCAAGTGAGATTGCAAAAAGGTTACAAACGTTGGAACAGAAGGAGACCCAAGAAAGCGATATTATGGACGTTGATGCGACTGAGGCTAATATCAAGAAAGAAAATGAGGACAACGACGACGAGATTGAGGATGAACAGGAGCAAGAGGAAGAAATTGACGATGGCACAGATTATGCTAACAACTACTTTGATAATGGTGAAGATTATGAGGACGAGGATGAAAATCTTGATGATGGCCCAGTGTATTAG
- the LOC120630579 gene encoding uncharacterized protein LOC120630579 isoform X1: MHYIIVTELQSPGEEPVCKVKGLPSADVNTLESCFLDLHLPCKNLEDFIEVDFSGVDVLNILCGLDFRYRVVSQCMAIEITAIGGRTMKIQKIFWTMAKE; the protein is encoded by the exons ATGCATTACATTATTGTAACTGAATTGCAATCACCAGGAGAAGAGCCAGTTTGCAAAGTTAAG GGCCTACCGTCAGCTGACGTAAATACTCTAGAATCATGTTTTTTGGATCTTCATCTACCATGCAAAAATCTTGAAGACTTTATTGAAGTGGATTTTTCCGGTGTTGATGTTTTGAATATACTTTGCGGCTTAGATTTTCG TTACAGAGTCGTTAGTCAGTGTATGGCAATTGAAATCACTGCAATTGGAGGAAGAACAATGAAGATTCAAAAGATTTTTTGGACAATGGCTAAGGAGTGA